A portion of the Pectobacterium brasiliense genome contains these proteins:
- the ptsN gene encoding PTS IIA-like nitrogen regulatory protein PtsN: MNHDPVLQLSTVLRPECTRSTVHCQSKKRALEIISELAARQLNIPSQIIFDAILTRERMGSTGIGGGIAIPHGKLEDDNALGAIGVFIQLEQPIAFDAIDNQAVDLLFALLVPAEQCKTHLHTLSLVAKRLADKTVCRRLRAAQSDEELYQIMTEAG; the protein is encoded by the coding sequence ATGAACCACGATCCCGTATTGCAGCTCAGCACCGTATTACGTCCTGAGTGCACCCGAAGCACCGTCCACTGCCAGAGTAAGAAACGGGCATTGGAAATTATCAGTGAGCTGGCCGCCAGGCAGCTTAACATTCCTTCGCAGATTATCTTTGATGCCATCCTGACCCGGGAGCGGATGGGCAGCACAGGAATCGGCGGCGGCATTGCCATTCCTCACGGTAAGCTGGAAGACGATAATGCGCTGGGTGCCATCGGTGTTTTCATCCAGTTAGAGCAACCGATCGCTTTCGATGCCATTGATAATCAGGCCGTTGATCTGCTTTTTGCCTTGCTGGTTCCAGCGGAACAATGTAAAACCCATTTGCATACCCTGTCGCTTGTTGCCAAGCGGTTGGCGGATAAAACGGTTTGCCGACGCCTGCGTGCGGCGCAAAGCGATGAAGAGCTGTACCAGATTATGACGGAAGCCGGTTAA
- the lptB gene encoding LPS export ABC transporter ATP-binding protein, giving the protein MATLTAENLAKAYKGRKVVENVSLTVNSGEIVGLLGPNGAGKTTTFYMVVGIVPRDEGRIVIDDDDISLLPLHERALRGIGYLPQEASIFRRLSVYDNLMAVLQIRKDLTTEQQEDRANELMEEFHIIHLRDSLGQSLSGGERRRVEIARALAANPKFILLDEPFAGVDPISVLDIKKIIEHLRDSGLGVLITDHNVRETLDVCERAYIVSQGNLIAHGSPTDILADEQVKRVYLGEGFRL; this is encoded by the coding sequence ATGGCAACATTAACCGCAGAAAATCTAGCCAAGGCGTACAAAGGCCGTAAGGTCGTGGAAAACGTCAGTCTCACCGTGAATTCCGGCGAAATCGTCGGCCTGCTAGGGCCGAACGGTGCTGGCAAAACGACAACGTTCTACATGGTCGTGGGCATTGTTCCGCGTGATGAAGGACGCATCGTCATTGACGATGATGACATCAGCCTGCTTCCTTTGCACGAACGCGCGCTGCGCGGCATCGGCTATCTGCCACAGGAAGCCTCTATCTTCCGTCGCTTAAGCGTGTATGACAACCTGATGGCGGTGTTACAGATCCGTAAAGATCTGACAACCGAACAGCAGGAAGATCGTGCCAATGAGCTAATGGAAGAATTCCATATTATTCATTTGCGCGATAGTCTGGGACAATCGCTGTCCGGTGGAGAAAGACGCCGCGTAGAAATTGCGCGTGCGCTGGCAGCGAATCCGAAGTTCATCCTGCTGGATGAACCGTTTGCGGGCGTAGACCCGATCTCCGTACTGGATATTAAAAAAATCATTGAGCATCTGCGTGACAGCGGGCTTGGCGTGTTGATTACCGATCATAACGTCCGCGAAACGCTTGATGTCTGTGAACGAGCCTACATCGTGAGTCAGGGCAACCTGATCGCCCACGGTTCACCGACCGATATTCTGGCCGATGAACAGGTGAAACGCGTCTATCTGGGCGAAGGTTTCCGACTCTGA
- the lptA gene encoding lipopolysaccharide ABC transporter substrate-binding protein LptA, translating to MKSKTNNLMRNTLIASSLFAVSVSAFAVTGDSNQPIHIDSAQQSLDMQGNTVTFTGNVVVKQGTIEVKADKVVVTRPQGTQGSEVVEGYGNPVTFYQMQDNGKPVKGHAQKIRYELAKDFLVLTGDAYLEQQDSNVKGDRITYLVKQQQMEATSDKGKRVTTVLVPSQLQDKENKSQPSRSQQPQPRVTE from the coding sequence ATGAAATCCAAAACCAATAATCTGATGCGTAACACCCTGATCGCCAGCTCGCTGTTCGCCGTCAGCGTTTCCGCCTTTGCCGTGACCGGCGATAGCAATCAACCTATTCACATTGATTCAGCACAGCAATCTCTGGACATGCAGGGCAACACGGTAACCTTCACCGGTAATGTTGTCGTGAAGCAAGGCACGATTGAAGTAAAAGCCGACAAGGTCGTCGTGACGCGTCCACAGGGCACGCAAGGCAGTGAAGTGGTGGAAGGTTACGGCAACCCCGTGACGTTCTATCAGATGCAGGACAACGGCAAACCGGTGAAAGGTCACGCGCAGAAAATCCGCTACGAGCTGGCCAAAGACTTTCTGGTGCTGACAGGTGATGCTTATCTGGAACAGCAGGACAGCAATGTCAAAGGCGATCGCATCACTTATCTGGTGAAACAGCAGCAGATGGAAGCGACCAGCGACAAAGGAAAACGCGTGACGACGGTGTTGGTTCCTTCCCAGCTTCAGGATAAAGAAAACAAGAGCCAGCCTTCTCGTTCTCAGCAACCGCAACCACGGGTCACTGAATAA
- the rpoN gene encoding RNA polymerase factor sigma-54: protein MKQGLQLRLSQQLAMTPQLQQAIRLLQLSTLELQQEIQLALESNPLLEQTDQHDEIESFEKADSDSLDTGEALEQRDMPEELPLDATWDEIYSAGTPSGTGTDYRDEELPIYQGETTQTLQDYLMWQVELTPFSDTDAAIATSIVDAVDNTGYLTVPLQDILDSIGDDDVTLEEVEAVLKRVQRFDPVGVAARDLRDCLLVQLSQFADDTPRLTEARLIVSDHLDLLANHDFRSLIRVTRLKEEVLKEALALIQSLDPRPGQSINTGESEYVIPDVLVRKVQGIWAVELNTDSVPRLQINQQYAALGNSARNDSDGQFIRSNLQEARWLIKSLESRNDTLLKVTRCIVEQQQDFFEQGEEFMKPMVLADIAQAVDMHESTISRVTTQKFLHSPRGIFELKYFFSSHVNTDSGGEASSTAIRALVKKLIAAENPVKPLSDSKLTALLSDQGIIVARRTVAKYRESLSIPPSNQRKQLV from the coding sequence ATGAAGCAAGGTTTGCAACTCAGGCTTAGCCAGCAACTGGCCATGACTCCACAGCTCCAACAGGCGATCCGCCTGTTGCAACTGTCCACGCTTGAATTGCAACAGGAAATTCAACTGGCGCTGGAAAGCAATCCGTTGCTCGAACAAACGGATCAGCACGACGAAATCGAGTCATTTGAAAAGGCAGACAGCGATTCACTGGATACCGGCGAAGCTCTTGAACAAAGAGACATGCCGGAAGAATTGCCGCTCGATGCCACCTGGGATGAAATCTACTCCGCAGGCACGCCGTCGGGCACCGGCACCGACTATCGCGATGAAGAACTGCCAATTTATCAAGGCGAAACCACGCAAACGCTTCAGGATTACCTGATGTGGCAGGTCGAGCTAACGCCGTTTTCCGACACCGACGCGGCTATCGCGACCTCTATCGTCGATGCGGTCGACAACACAGGTTACCTGACCGTACCGTTGCAGGACATTCTTGACAGCATCGGTGACGACGACGTGACGCTGGAAGAGGTTGAAGCCGTACTCAAACGCGTGCAGCGCTTCGATCCCGTTGGCGTCGCCGCTCGCGATCTGCGTGATTGTCTGCTGGTGCAGCTTTCCCAGTTCGCCGACGACACGCCACGTCTAACCGAAGCCCGCCTGATCGTCAGCGATCATCTCGATCTGTTAGCCAACCATGATTTCCGCAGCCTGATCCGCGTTACTCGTCTGAAAGAAGAGGTGCTGAAAGAAGCGCTGGCGCTGATCCAGTCGCTCGATCCCCGTCCAGGACAATCGATCAACACCGGTGAATCCGAATACGTGATTCCTGACGTGCTGGTACGTAAAGTTCAGGGGATCTGGGCCGTCGAACTGAATACCGACAGCGTTCCCCGGTTGCAGATTAACCAGCAGTATGCCGCGCTGGGTAACAGCGCGCGTAACGACAGCGACGGGCAGTTTATCCGCAGCAATCTGCAAGAAGCCCGCTGGCTCATCAAAAGCCTGGAAAGTCGCAATGACACACTGCTGAAGGTCACCCGCTGCATCGTCGAACAGCAGCAGGATTTCTTCGAGCAGGGCGAAGAATTCATGAAGCCCATGGTACTGGCAGACATCGCTCAGGCGGTGGATATGCATGAATCCACCATCTCACGCGTGACGACACAGAAGTTCCTGCACAGCCCGCGCGGCATTTTTGAGCTAAAATATTTCTTCTCCAGCCACGTTAATACCGATAGCGGCGGAGAAGCCTCGTCAACGGCAATCCGCGCGTTGGTGAAGAAGCTTATTGCAGCGGAAAACCCCGTGAAGCCACTGAGCGATAGCAAGCTTACGGCACTGCTCTCCGATCAGGGCATCATCGTGGCGCGTCGAACCGTTGCAAAATACCGAGAGTCTTTATCTATCCCACCATCAAATCAGCGTAAACAACTGGTTTGA
- the hpf gene encoding ribosome hibernation promoting factor, translating to MQLNITGHHIDITEPLRDFVNGKFAKLEQYFDRINQVNVVLRVEKVQQIAEATLHVNGGELHATSEAADMYAAIDLLIDKLARQLNKHKDKLKQH from the coding sequence ATGCAGCTCAACATTACCGGACACCACATCGATATCACTGAACCACTGCGTGATTTTGTGAATGGCAAGTTTGCCAAATTAGAGCAGTATTTTGACCGGATTAATCAGGTCAATGTGGTATTGAGGGTGGAAAAAGTTCAGCAAATTGCCGAGGCCACGCTCCACGTGAATGGCGGCGAGCTGCATGCAACCTCAGAGGCGGCAGATATGTACGCCGCGATAGATTTATTGATTGATAAGCTGGCGAGACAGCTCAATAAGCATAAAGATAAACTCAAGCAGCACTAA